A portion of the Cervus canadensis isolate Bull #8, Minnesota chromosome 26, ASM1932006v1, whole genome shotgun sequence genome contains these proteins:
- the LOC122428153 gene encoding protein cornichon homolog 1-like, with protein MGKQYFKGISSAWAVAVGSEWFYPEGPARPFCAGTGAAPFSPAVAFTFAAFCYMLALLLTAALIFAVWHIIAFDELKTDYKNPIDRCNTLNPLVLPECLIHAFFCVMILCAAEWLTLGLNMPLLACHIWRYMSRPVMSGPGLYDPTTIMNADILAYCQKEEWCKLAFYLLAFFYYLYGMIYVLVSS; from the coding sequence atgggaaaacagtattttaaaggtATTAGCTCGGCGTGGGCTGTGGCCGTGGGAAGTGAATGGTTTTACCCAGAGGGCCCTGCGCGGCCCTTCTGCGCTGGCACCGGCGCTGCTCCCTTCTCCCCGGCCGTGGCCTTCACGTTCGCGGCCTTCTGCTATATGCTGGCGCTGCTGCTCACCGCCGCGCTCATCTTCGCCGTTTGGCACATTATAGCATTTGATGAGCTGAAGACTGATTACAAGAATCCTATAGACCGGTGTAACACCCTGAATCCTCTTGTCCTTCCAGAGTGCCTCATCCATGCTTTCTTCTGTGTCATGATTCTTTGTGCAGCAGAGTGGCTTACACTGGGTCTCAATATGCCCCTCTTGGCATGTCATATTTGGAGGTACATGAGTAGACCAGTGATGAGTGGACCAGGACTCTATGATCCTACAACGATCATGAATGCAGATATTCTAGCATATTGTCAGAAAGAAGAATGGTGCAAATTAGCTTTTTATCTTCTAGCATTTTTTTACTACCTATATGGCATGATCTATGTTTTGGTGAGCTCTTAG